Proteins encoded in a region of the Photobacterium angustum genome:
- a CDS encoding hemolysin family protein, whose amino-acid sequence MSIIILVCLIIINGLFAMSEIALVTAKKNRLQRLADEGNISAQKAIELGESPTQFLSTMQIGITVIGIMNGVIGEAALAGPISHWLIELGFPAKSVGFTASAIAVIVLTYVSIVIGELVPKRLGQVNAVSIAIFFARPIAVIAFISRPFVWLLANSTDLLLRLMGKGKDDSSALTEDDIRAVIAEGSQSGVIHQHEHNMMRNVFNFDDRKVSSMMTPRNEIAYLDLNYSPESYLQKLLSSTYACLPVGNNGFSDLKGTLNAKQLLQFINDNTAENPLSILDYLTPPVFVPENWTGTTLLEMFQSSGSDFAFVVDEYGDIQGIVTSQDILEALAGKFTPDNPKDVWSEQNPDGSWNLDGMMPITVFKDLLDINKLPDEEDGGYHTLSGMLVWLLDDLPKLDDCIRWQGWQFRILTLENNRIDRILAQRYE is encoded by the coding sequence ATGAGTATCATTATTTTGGTCTGTTTGATCATTATTAATGGATTATTTGCTATGTCTGAGATAGCACTTGTCACAGCAAAGAAAAACCGGTTACAACGATTAGCAGATGAAGGGAATATCTCTGCTCAAAAAGCAATAGAGCTAGGTGAATCACCGACTCAGTTTCTATCAACAATGCAGATCGGTATCACTGTTATTGGTATTATGAACGGTGTTATTGGCGAAGCTGCTTTAGCTGGCCCTATTTCACATTGGTTAATTGAGTTAGGCTTTCCTGCAAAATCCGTTGGCTTTACTGCTTCAGCAATTGCGGTCATTGTTTTAACGTATGTATCGATTGTTATTGGTGAATTAGTTCCTAAACGATTAGGTCAAGTAAACGCTGTTTCTATTGCGATATTTTTCGCTCGCCCAATTGCAGTTATCGCTTTTATTTCTCGTCCATTTGTATGGCTATTAGCAAATTCAACCGATTTACTATTACGTTTAATGGGAAAAGGAAAAGACGACAGTTCAGCACTAACAGAAGATGATATCCGCGCAGTAATTGCGGAAGGTTCTCAATCTGGTGTGATCCACCAGCATGAACATAACATGATGCGTAACGTATTTAATTTCGATGACCGAAAAGTATCTTCAATGATGACGCCACGAAATGAAATTGCGTATCTTGATTTAAATTATTCGCCTGAGAGCTATTTACAAAAATTACTGTCAAGCACGTATGCTTGCCTTCCTGTTGGAAATAACGGCTTCAGCGATTTAAAGGGCACATTAAATGCCAAGCAGTTATTACAGTTTATCAATGATAATACGGCTGAAAATCCGCTATCAATTTTAGATTACTTAACCCCTCCCGTTTTCGTTCCAGAAAACTGGACAGGTACAACGCTATTAGAAATGTTCCAAAGCTCAGGGTCTGACTTTGCTTTCGTGGTTGACGAATATGGTGATATTCAAGGTATCGTGACTTCTCAAGATATTTTAGAGGCATTAGCCGGTAAATTTACCCCTGATAATCCAAAAGATGTTTGGTCTGAGCAAAATCCAGACGGCAGTTGGAATTTAGATGGCATGATGCCAATCACTGTATTTAAAGATTTATTAGATATTAATAAATTGCCAGACGAAGAAGACGGTGGTTATCACACGCTGAGCGGAATGTTAGTGTGGCTATTAGATGATTTACCTAAATTGGATGACTGTATTCGCTGGCAAGGTTGGCAATTTCGCATTCTAACATTAGAAAATAACCGTATAGATAGGATATTAGCTCAACGCTACGAATAA
- the purT gene encoding formate-dependent phosphoribosylglycinamide formyltransferase: MLGTANGSNATRVLLLGSGELGKEVAIECQRLGIEVIAADRYPNAPAMQVAHRSHVIDMLDGDALKHIIELEKPDFVVPEIEAIATDTLVELEQQGVNVVPTANATKLTMNREGIRCLAAEILSIPTSPYEFADQFDDFSAAVHRVGMPCVVKPIMSSSGKGQSVIKTEADIESAWQYAQEGGRAGAGRVIIEGFVDFDYEITLLTVRAVDGVHFCAPIGHRQEDGDYRESWQPQQMSEAALKAAQDVAEKVVNALGGFGLFGVELFIKGDTVLFSEVSPRPHDTGMVTLISQELSEFALHVRAFLGLPIQHITQYGPSASAVILAEGVSSNISFDNLLPALSRPQTQIRLFGKPEINGRRRLGVALTRREDIDSAVNDAVNAAGDVEVIFD, translated from the coding sequence ATGTTAGGTACAGCTAATGGTTCAAATGCAACACGTGTTTTACTTTTAGGCTCTGGCGAGCTTGGTAAAGAAGTCGCGATTGAATGCCAACGTTTAGGTATTGAAGTGATTGCCGCGGATCGCTACCCCAACGCGCCTGCAATGCAAGTTGCACATCGTAGCCATGTGATTGATATGCTCGATGGCGACGCGTTAAAACACATTATTGAACTAGAAAAACCCGACTTTGTTGTTCCTGAAATTGAAGCGATTGCCACTGACACGCTTGTCGAATTAGAACAGCAAGGTGTTAACGTTGTACCTACCGCTAATGCGACGAAACTGACAATGAACCGAGAAGGTATTCGTTGCTTAGCCGCTGAGATCTTATCGATTCCTACATCGCCTTATGAATTCGCCGATCAATTTGATGATTTCTCAGCAGCGGTACATCGCGTTGGTATGCCATGTGTCGTGAAGCCGATTATGAGTTCATCAGGTAAAGGTCAAAGTGTGATTAAAACCGAAGCTGATATTGAATCTGCTTGGCAATACGCACAAGAAGGCGGTCGTGCTGGTGCGGGTCGTGTGATCATTGAAGGCTTTGTTGATTTTGATTACGAAATCACCTTATTAACTGTTCGTGCAGTTGATGGCGTGCATTTCTGTGCACCTATTGGTCATCGTCAAGAAGATGGGGATTACCGTGAGTCATGGCAGCCACAGCAAATGTCTGAAGCAGCATTAAAAGCGGCACAGGATGTAGCAGAAAAAGTAGTGAACGCACTTGGCGGTTTTGGTTTATTTGGTGTTGAGCTATTTATTAAAGGCGATACTGTGTTATTCAGTGAAGTCTCCCCTCGCCCACATGATACGGGTATGGTAACGCTTATTTCACAAGAGCTATCAGAATTTGCGCTTCACGTTCGCGCTTTCCTTGGTTTACCCATTCAGCACATCACCCAATATGGCCCATCAGCTTCTGCAGTGATCCTTGCAGAAGGTGTATCATCAAACATCAGTTTCGATAATCTGTTACCTGCACTCTCTCGTCCGCAAACACAAATCAGATTATTTGGTAAACCTGAAATTAATGGTCGTCGTCGTTTAGGTGTCGCGCTTACACGTCGAGAAGATATTGATAGCGCGGTAAATGATGCCGTTAATGCTGCTGGTGATGTTGAAGTAATTTTCGATTAA
- a CDS encoding spore gernimation protein, with protein MRKIQLGLVAVTTALLLTGCGEAKITGTPIKNVDSIAVTSAEDIDVFCPTGICTFELTASKPVTATVTMHYDYTKLYTKIEGVDVIGEGAKNAKVVDEDQFTVDISSADKPVKIQVIDYYRN; from the coding sequence GTGAGAAAAATTCAACTAGGCCTTGTTGCAGTTACAACGGCATTATTACTAACAGGCTGTGGGGAAGCAAAAATCACCGGTACGCCAATTAAGAATGTAGATTCTATCGCGGTAACATCCGCTGAAGATATTGATGTGTTTTGTCCTACAGGTATTTGTACTTTTGAACTAACGGCTTCTAAACCTGTTACCGCAACTGTCACTATGCATTACGATTACACCAAGTTATATACCAAGATTGAAGGTGTTGACGTCATTGGGGAAGGGGCTAAAAATGCTAAAGTTGTCGATGAAGATCAGTTTACTGTTGATATTAGCAGCGCAGATAAACCTGTTAAAATTCAAGTAATTGATTATTATCGAAACTAA
- a CDS encoding PLP-dependent aminotransferase family protein encodes MSVAKYKQIAKTIEARIDNGEYPKGFKLPTHRVLADELNTTPATVAKAYQLLVDKKRVESFVGRGTFVCSPSRLSDVIQPADDETDFNFSILQPCLSQNLSPLRDAMMNAADHLSCHLMGYTEHSGHESHRLAAVTWAKKFGLEGGSVKNTLLTNGAQHGLSLLIHTLTEPGDTIAVEALTYPGIMAIAQAAGRHVVGVKLDEQGMCSDDLQQVITQHKPKLVIVVPSHQNPTGITMSPIRRDAIATVIERNNIWLIEDDIYGFLNPDPIAAISNRIPLHSFHISGLSKALSPALRCGFLKVPESHIAVLQATIRANIWLSSPLNYIAATQLIESGEAFELAENQRETACKRQQLARDILSHDGNETGFQIWWPLPQYWQQERFVMEAKNQGLIVSSGRYFNANGDDPKHIRLSLMAINSEQRLQQGLTLLRDLARSEVSSVIPF; translated from the coding sequence GTGAGTGTCGCTAAATATAAACAAATAGCAAAAACAATAGAGGCGCGCATAGACAATGGTGAATATCCGAAAGGGTTTAAATTGCCGACACACCGTGTACTTGCGGATGAATTAAACACCACACCAGCGACGGTAGCTAAAGCATATCAGTTACTGGTAGATAAAAAGCGCGTGGAATCGTTTGTTGGGCGTGGGACATTTGTATGCTCACCGTCAAGACTAAGCGATGTTATTCAACCGGCTGATGATGAAACTGATTTTAACTTTTCTATCTTGCAACCTTGCTTGTCTCAAAACCTGTCTCCACTGCGTGATGCCATGATGAATGCAGCAGATCACCTCAGTTGTCATTTAATGGGCTACACCGAACATTCAGGCCATGAAAGCCACCGTTTGGCTGCTGTAACATGGGCGAAAAAGTTTGGTTTGGAAGGGGGGAGTGTTAAAAATACCTTGTTGACGAACGGCGCACAGCATGGCTTATCGTTACTTATTCATACGTTAACAGAGCCTGGTGATACCATCGCGGTAGAAGCCTTAACTTACCCTGGTATTATGGCGATCGCTCAAGCAGCAGGTCGTCATGTGGTTGGGGTTAAACTTGATGAGCAGGGGATGTGCTCTGATGATTTGCAACAGGTGATCACTCAACATAAGCCTAAATTAGTTATTGTCGTGCCATCTCATCAAAACCCGACAGGTATCACCATGTCGCCAATAAGACGAGATGCCATTGCAACAGTGATTGAACGCAATAATATTTGGTTAATTGAAGATGATATCTACGGCTTTTTAAATCCAGATCCTATCGCTGCGATCAGTAATCGTATTCCACTGCATAGCTTTCATATTTCAGGTTTATCAAAAGCCCTTAGTCCTGCTTTGCGCTGTGGCTTTTTAAAAGTACCCGAATCACATATCGCGGTTTTACAAGCCACTATTCGCGCTAACATTTGGCTATCGTCACCGCTAAATTATATTGCTGCAACACAACTAATTGAGAGTGGTGAAGCCTTTGAGTTAGCAGAAAACCAGCGTGAAACTGCCTGTAAAAGACAACAACTAGCCCGTGATATTTTAAGCCATGATGGTAATGAAACTGGCTTTCAAATCTGGTGGCCGTTGCCTCAATATTGGCAGCAGGAACGCTTTGTGATGGAAGCAAAAAACCAAGGGTTAATTGTCAGTAGTGGGCGTTATTTTAATGCAAATGGCGACGATCCGAAGCATATCCGTTTGTCTCTAATGGCTATTAATTCTGAGCAGCGGTTACAACAAGGTTTAACATTATTACGCGATTTAGCTCGCTCTGAAGTCAGCAGCGTTATCCCGTTTTAA
- a CDS encoding NAD(P)-dependent oxidoreductase yields the protein MTTSIAFIGLGVMGFPMARHLFNSGFDTTVYNRTTSKAQQWASEFSGQYSETPREAAQNRDVVALCVGNDNDVRSVVFGADGVLAGMKAGSTLVDHTTTSAELAEELAKACLAQGVNFIDAPVSGGQAGAENGALTIMCGGEQAVFDSILPILNSYAKQAVLVGGYGQGQRCKMVNQICIAGVLQGLSEALTLAQKSNLDIEQVVSVLKHGAAGSWQMENRAKTMAEDKFDFGFAIDWMRKDLGFCLDEAKKHDLELPLTDAVDKRYGLLQNEGLGRMDTSVLIKAFNKTV from the coding sequence ATGACAACAAGTATCGCTTTTATTGGTTTGGGTGTAATGGGCTTCCCAATGGCACGTCACCTGTTTAATTCAGGTTTCGACACCACTGTGTATAACCGCACAACCTCTAAAGCACAGCAATGGGCATCGGAGTTTTCAGGACAATACAGTGAAACGCCGCGTGAAGCCGCTCAGAACCGCGATGTAGTTGCGCTTTGTGTTGGTAACGATAATGACGTTCGAAGCGTTGTATTTGGCGCTGACGGCGTTTTAGCTGGCATGAAAGCGGGCTCTACGCTTGTTGATCATACGACGACCTCTGCGGAACTTGCTGAAGAATTGGCGAAAGCATGCTTAGCTCAAGGCGTTAACTTTATTGATGCACCAGTTTCTGGTGGTCAAGCCGGTGCTGAAAATGGTGCGCTGACTATTATGTGCGGTGGCGAACAAGCTGTTTTTGATAGCATATTACCGATTTTAAACAGCTACGCGAAACAAGCGGTATTGGTTGGCGGTTATGGACAAGGTCAACGCTGTAAGATGGTGAATCAAATTTGTATTGCAGGTGTACTGCAAGGATTGAGTGAAGCATTAACGCTGGCACAAAAATCAAACCTTGATATCGAACAAGTCGTCAGCGTTCTAAAGCATGGTGCGGCGGGCTCTTGGCAGATGGAAAATCGCGCTAAAACGATGGCTGAAGATAAATTTGATTTTGGCTTTGCTATTGATTGGATGCGTAAAGATCTGGGCTTTTGTTTAGATGAAGCGAAAAAACACGATCTTGAATTACCACTGACGGACGCAGTGGATAAACGTTATGGCTTATTACAAAACGAAGGGCTAGGCAGAATGGATACATCTGTCTTGATTAAAGCTTTCAATAAAACGGTTTAA
- a CDS encoding 2-oxoacid:ferredoxin oxidoreductase subunit beta, producing the protein MLNRKDYISDQEVKWCQSCGDFNVLKTMQLVLAKMGKTKHNTVFVSGIGCSSRFPYYMDTYGFHTIHGRAPTIATGIKSVNPELDVWVVTGDGDALSIGGNHFIHAIRRNQDIKILLFNNEIYGLTKGQYSPTSSQGCVSKSTPEGSIDYPLRPLTIAAAANASFIARTSDNDPKHMAAIFEAAANHKGCAVIEILQNCVIFNDKVHEPYNGPKQRKEHLLYLEDKQPMLYGTDMALKLSGLTPEVTHSSDKSVLVHEVNTSNTSLAYMLANLSYPQHPVPVGVFHQTQRETYDQLLDKQQSKVKLKKSQLMRLLEQNSYVL; encoded by the coding sequence GTGTTGAATCGTAAAGATTATATTTCAGATCAAGAAGTAAAGTGGTGCCAAAGCTGTGGCGATTTTAATGTATTAAAAACCATGCAGTTAGTCTTAGCTAAAATGGGTAAAACGAAACACAATACGGTATTTGTTTCTGGTATTGGATGCTCTTCTCGATTTCCATATTATATGGATACATATGGCTTCCATACTATTCACGGAAGGGCACCAACAATAGCGACTGGCATTAAAAGCGTGAATCCTGAACTCGATGTATGGGTTGTTACCGGTGACGGTGATGCATTGAGTATTGGAGGTAATCACTTTATTCATGCAATACGCCGTAATCAAGACATAAAGATCTTATTGTTTAATAACGAAATATATGGATTAACAAAGGGACAATATTCACCAACCAGTTCACAAGGTTGTGTGAGTAAATCGACGCCAGAAGGAAGTATTGATTATCCACTGCGTCCCTTAACGATAGCTGCGGCAGCTAATGCCAGTTTTATTGCGAGAACTTCTGATAATGATCCCAAGCACATGGCTGCAATTTTTGAAGCAGCAGCCAACCATAAAGGATGTGCTGTTATTGAAATTCTCCAAAATTGCGTTATTTTCAATGATAAAGTGCACGAACCATATAATGGTCCAAAGCAGCGTAAAGAACACTTATTATATTTAGAAGACAAACAGCCAATGTTGTATGGCACAGACATGGCACTTAAGTTATCAGGTCTAACACCTGAAGTTACGCATAGTTCAGACAAATCTGTATTGGTTCATGAAGTTAATACAAGTAACACATCACTTGCTTATATGTTGGCGAACTTAAGCTATCCTCAACACCCTGTACCTGTTGGTGTATTTCATCAAACGCAGCGTGAAACTTATGATCAGTTGCTTGATAAGCAGCAATCAAAGGTAAAGCTTAAAAAATCACAATTAATGAGACTTCTTGAACAGAATAGTTATGTTTTATAG
- a CDS encoding nitrous oxide-stimulated promoter family protein: MTINTNFKLLGKLNREYLTISAMIEIYCSHHHYEKCKKVNLCEDCESFKSYVKQRLDRCPYGISKPTCRQCPIHCYKAQEKVKSQTIMRYSGPKMMYKHPIMAITHLINDKRKVKALNQEMTSNRKVRNR, from the coding sequence ATGACTATAAACACTAACTTTAAGCTACTAGGTAAATTAAATCGTGAATATTTGACGATTTCAGCAATGATCGAAATTTACTGCTCACATCACCATTACGAAAAATGTAAAAAAGTTAATTTATGTGAAGACTGTGAATCTTTCAAAAGCTACGTAAAACAAAGGTTAGATCGTTGTCCTTATGGTATCAGCAAGCCGACATGTCGACAGTGCCCTATTCATTGCTACAAAGCTCAAGAAAAGGTCAAATCACAAACAATTATGCGTTATTCAGGCCCTAAAATGATGTATAAACATCCAATAATGGCTATTACACACTTAATTAATGATAAAAGAAAAGTTAAAGCGCTAAATCAAGAGATGACTTCAAACAGAAAAGTAAGAAATAGATAA
- a CDS encoding 2-oxoacid:acceptor oxidoreductase subunit alpha: protein MNFNSPSSKQSLDSEVIRFAGDSGDGIQFTGNRFSSSVSLFGNSLVTLPDYPAEIRAPAGTVSGVSSFQLQFADHDVYTPGDQCGVLIAMNAAALKKNIADLKVGGLLIVDKAGFRDSLIKLAGYDANPLIDGSLKAYRIIAEDFTQLTLHSLEGLGLPGKVARRCKNCFMLGIALWIFSQTLEEAENWIKDQFSEQPQIINANISALRSGYNYADTTEIFGESWQVGKANIEPGRYRSVSGNEALSLGLITASYAADKPLFLGSYPITPASDILHQLAKYQQFGVTTFQAEDEIAAAGAALGASYTGALGVTTTSGPGLCLKSEMINLAVMAELPLVVVDVQRGGPSTGLPTKTEQSDLLFALYGRNGDSPLPVIAASSPGDCYAMAIEVCRLATTFMTPVVLLTDGYIANGTEPWKVPSEEEIPCWDKPEVSVAGSYYPYLRDHDTLAREWVVPGTEGKQHRIGGLEKKSITGEVCYEPNNHQKMSNERALKISNISRFIPNQPLLGSELDELLVISWGGTLGSVKTAVNELREHGYSVAHTHLQYINPLPSNFSELLSNFSHILVVELNNGQLKQYVQSQVPIPIEGFAKTDGTPFKVEELTTAIKKTLKEIETGVERVES, encoded by the coding sequence ATGAACTTTAATAGTCCTTCATCAAAGCAGTCATTAGATTCAGAAGTGATTCGCTTTGCAGGCGACTCTGGCGATGGCATACAATTTACTGGAAATAGATTCTCAAGTAGTGTCAGTTTGTTTGGTAATTCGCTTGTAACGCTACCTGATTATCCCGCTGAGATTCGAGCACCGGCTGGCACCGTTTCTGGTGTTTCGTCTTTTCAATTGCAATTCGCTGATCATGATGTTTATACACCTGGCGATCAGTGTGGTGTTTTAATTGCTATGAATGCCGCAGCACTTAAGAAAAATATTGCTGATTTAAAGGTTGGTGGTCTGCTCATTGTCGATAAAGCAGGGTTTAGAGACTCGCTAATTAAACTTGCAGGCTATGATGCCAATCCACTGATAGATGGGTCATTAAAGGCTTACCGTATAATTGCTGAAGACTTTACACAACTGACTCTTCATTCTCTTGAAGGGTTAGGACTGCCTGGAAAAGTTGCTCGTCGATGTAAAAACTGCTTTATGTTAGGTATTGCGTTATGGATATTTAGTCAAACGTTAGAAGAAGCTGAAAACTGGATTAAAGATCAATTTTCTGAACAGCCACAGATAATAAATGCAAATATTTCAGCGTTGAGAAGTGGTTATAACTATGCGGATACGACAGAAATCTTTGGCGAGAGTTGGCAGGTAGGAAAAGCAAATATTGAACCTGGACGATACCGTTCAGTGTCAGGGAATGAAGCATTGTCATTGGGGTTAATTACGGCATCCTATGCTGCTGATAAACCGTTATTTTTAGGTTCTTATCCTATTACTCCTGCTTCTGATATTTTGCACCAGTTAGCAAAATATCAACAATTTGGTGTGACTACATTTCAGGCTGAAGATGAAATTGCAGCTGCAGGGGCCGCATTAGGTGCATCTTATACTGGAGCTTTAGGTGTTACCACGACATCAGGTCCGGGACTATGCCTAAAATCTGAAATGATCAATTTGGCCGTTATGGCAGAGCTACCCTTGGTTGTTGTTGATGTTCAAAGGGGAGGACCATCAACGGGGCTTCCGACCAAGACAGAACAATCCGATCTCCTCTTCGCACTGTATGGGCGTAATGGTGATTCGCCTCTTCCTGTAATTGCTGCATCTTCACCGGGTGATTGTTATGCGATGGCCATTGAGGTTTGTCGATTAGCAACTACTTTTATGACTCCTGTTGTTCTCCTTACCGACGGCTATATTGCTAATGGTACTGAGCCATGGAAAGTACCATCAGAGGAAGAGATTCCTTGTTGGGATAAACCAGAAGTGAGTGTTGCAGGATCTTATTATCCATACCTACGAGATCATGACACTTTGGCGCGAGAATGGGTTGTACCGGGCACGGAAGGTAAGCAACACAGAATTGGCGGGTTAGAAAAGAAAAGTATTACGGGGGAAGTGTGTTATGAGCCCAATAACCACCAGAAAATGAGTAATGAAAGAGCATTAAAAATTAGCAATATTTCCCGCTTTATTCCAAACCAACCTTTACTGGGTTCTGAATTAGACGAGTTATTGGTTATTTCTTGGGGAGGGACACTAGGATCAGTCAAAACAGCGGTGAATGAGCTTCGAGAACACGGCTACTCTGTTGCACATACTCACTTACAATACATTAATCCGCTACCTAGTAATTTCTCTGAATTATTGAGCAATTTTAGCCATATTTTAGTTGTCGAGTTAAATAACGGACAACTAAAACAATACGTTCAATCACAAGTTCCAATACCTATTGAAGGTTTCGCTAAAACGGATGGAACACCCTTCAAAGTTGAGGAGTTAACCACAGCAATTAAAAAGACGTTAAAAGAGATCGAAACTGGAGTTGAGCGTGTTGAATCGTAA
- a CDS encoding DMT family transporter, which translates to MSDSHTPVHNPVQGAGWMLSAGLAFAIVNSLAQFLSIKLHVSSTTFALIQYFVALVAMLPWLRTMGIRRSLKTKQFFQHCFRVFLAVIGIQLWLWALAYPVPIWQGIALLMTSPLFATIGSGVLLKEKVGAARWCATLAGFIGAMIILEPWSDSFSIATLLPVGAAVFWAGYSLMVKKQSNTESPTTVVMYLLILITPFNLLLALPDFNMPTGGTTWTLIIAAGLLTALAQWAIAKAYAVADASFVQPFDHAKLPLNVLGGWLVFGWVPPGRLWLGAAIIIASVAFITQWEKRK; encoded by the coding sequence ATGTCTGATTCACATACCCCAGTTCATAACCCTGTCCAAGGTGCCGGATGGATGCTTTCCGCAGGTCTTGCCTTTGCGATTGTAAACAGCCTTGCACAATTTCTCAGTATTAAACTCCATGTCTCTTCAACCACTTTTGCGTTGATCCAGTACTTTGTTGCGCTGGTGGCTATGCTGCCATGGCTGAGAACCATGGGTATTCGCCGATCACTAAAGACAAAACAATTCTTCCAACACTGTTTCCGTGTCTTTCTTGCGGTGATTGGTATCCAACTCTGGCTATGGGCACTTGCCTACCCTGTTCCTATTTGGCAAGGTATTGCGCTGCTTATGACTTCACCGTTATTTGCAACTATTGGTTCAGGGGTATTACTGAAAGAGAAAGTGGGCGCAGCACGTTGGTGTGCAACTCTTGCTGGCTTTATTGGTGCAATGATCATTTTAGAGCCGTGGTCTGATTCATTTAGTATTGCTACGTTATTGCCTGTCGGTGCTGCCGTTTTCTGGGCAGGTTATTCTCTGATGGTGAAAAAGCAATCTAATACAGAATCACCAACCACTGTTGTGATGTATTTGCTTATTCTGATCACGCCATTTAACTTGTTACTGGCTCTGCCTGATTTTAATATGCCAACAGGCGGTACGACATGGACATTAATCATTGCCGCTGGCCTGTTAACCGCACTGGCACAATGGGCGATAGCTAAAGCTTATGCCGTGGCTGATGCATCATTTGTACAACCATTCGACCACGCAAAATTACCACTAAACGTGTTAGGTGGTTGGCTTGTATTTGGCTGGGTACCACCGGGTCGTTTATGGTTAGGCGCAGCGATTATTATTGCTTCTGTGGCCTTTATCACCCAGTGGGAAAAGCGCAAATAG
- a CDS encoding thiopurine S-methyltransferase, with protein MDAEFWHSRWAENRIGFHLSDVNPLLIKHWSTLNAQRDDRVFVPMCGKSEDLVWLAQKHNHVIGVELSDIAVKAFFAENLYTPLVTGVGHQHLYQFDEISIYQGDYFTLNIDPVDVVYDRAALIAMPEDMRQMYVEKLLSLVKTGGRILLVTLDYPQDELAGPPFSLPKADVEALFSGCKVTHLERDDADESHPRRQRGLSRFAEEVWLIEV; from the coding sequence ATGGATGCAGAATTTTGGCACTCACGCTGGGCAGAAAATCGAATTGGTTTTCACTTATCAGATGTTAACCCGTTACTGATCAAGCATTGGTCGACGTTAAATGCACAACGTGATGATCGCGTGTTTGTCCCTATGTGTGGCAAGTCGGAAGATCTTGTGTGGTTAGCACAAAAACATAACCACGTGATTGGGGTTGAGCTGAGTGATATTGCAGTTAAAGCCTTTTTTGCAGAAAACCTGTATACACCGTTAGTGACAGGCGTTGGTCATCAACATCTTTACCAATTTGATGAAATTTCGATTTACCAAGGTGACTACTTCACGCTAAATATCGATCCTGTTGATGTGGTTTATGATCGCGCAGCATTAATTGCAATGCCAGAAGACATGCGACAAATGTACGTCGAAAAGCTATTGTCGTTGGTTAAAACTGGCGGTCGTATTTTGTTGGTAACGTTAGACTACCCACAAGATGAATTAGCTGGGCCTCCTTTCTCTTTGCCAAAAGCAGACGTTGAAGCATTATTTTCGGGTTGTAAAGTGACGCATCTAGAACGTGATGATGCCGATGAAAGTCATCCTCGTCGCCAACGTGGTTTATCGCGATTTGCCGAAGAAGTATGGCTAATTGAAGTGTAA